Within Vicia villosa cultivar HV-30 ecotype Madison, WI linkage group LG1, Vvil1.0, whole genome shotgun sequence, the genomic segment TTCTGGCTGCATTCAAAGATTAAATGTTAAATCGTTAAGAGACATTCGAAGATTAAATTGTTAACAAATATGAATAACAAATGAGAATATAATTTGAAGGGTTTTGAAGAATTCTAAGATGGTGAAGAATGTAAATCGTTTGTTGCAGTTCCAAGATAGTTTAGGAAAACGCATGCTGCATATTGATTCTTTCAAAAGAGTGTTTTGGAAGCTAAAGTAATGACCCTGGAAATTCGTTATTTCCATTGGCCAAAATAAAGATTCGTTATTTTCATTGGCCGAAGTAAATACTGCAGTAATAATAGGGTAGACATGCAACCCTatttaaaattaagaataattaggGGATGCAATTACCTTTAACTCCCCGATTATCATTCTCAAATTGAAAATTAGAGGGTTAATGAAATAATTTACTATGTcttttactttattatattaaaagtagattcctTTTCTCCATCACACAccattcttcattttcttttcacCTTCTTTCTATACAACATAAACCAGGCCCTTCatcaattttttttccataaatcaaTGAATCATAGgtcataaataattataatttataatattataatatattaaaatatatattaaaatcttatttgataaTTATAAATGCAAAATCAATTTTGAGTCAAATTATCTAAACAATAGTAAATGttcataatataaaattattttgtaattatttatcttactatttttttttaagtgagaggtacaaataaaatagacaaatgtAATCTATCTCCATGGTCAACCACTTGATCCCATTATCACTAACCAAAATAAATCTTATTACCCATCATTGTtgtctaattttatttaaatctCTTATACTTAACTATTATACTAATTTAACTTTTAAGATATAGTAATATATTTATACACGTGGATAGGCTCTGCATCccgctttttttttttcatacctATTTTCTTATACAGTTGCTTCACTCGTTGTTTCTATATTGCACATGATTTACAGACATGCACTTTCTTAGGAACACAACAAATTTctgcatcattttttttttttacatatctaACTCATCTAACATTTCTAATAACATATTTAAtaagaaaattatattttgtattgaaaattttattgattgaaatgtttttacgggtaccagacattttctatacattcaattattattattttacgggtaccagatatttttctatacattcaattattattattttcacggGTAcctgacatttttctatacatttaattattattttttcatgggtactaaaaatttttctatacattcaattattattttttcacgggtacaacatatttttctatacattcaattattattttttcatgggtaCCAGATTTTTTCAATACattccattattattttttacgggtaccaaacatttttctattaaaaaatttaaatctgaaacaaatgcgcatcccataccagaacccgtgcgaacacaCGGGTTAGTTACTAGTTACATATAaagatttaataatattaataataattattattataaaaataaattgacgTAAATAAATTAGAGACGAACTATGAACTATTTATTTATCCAAACGTGTctaaatcaatttaatttatgACAAAATGACAAAATGGATGGTTTATTAGTTAAAGACTTGTTAAAAACTTAACAAGAAGGGCTTCCAAAACAAATTATAAGGGTTTACCGATTGCTTCCTTTTGTGAAATGGATTGATCCATAGCTTCACCCACTAGTACATGCCAATTTCCGATCCTTCAAGCTTTCTTCTCATCCTCTCCGTGCTGCGCACGAACCCTGCATAACTGCTATCGTGGGCAATTCTCATCGAAAGATTCCAACGCATTCATCGCGTTAAGTACTGAAATACAGTGAGAATTCAGAACTCAGAGAAGGAGTATGGCTGATATATTTGCGTGGCTCTTCTCCTTCTTCACCCTTATTGCCTTAATTGTTATCATTATTTACCAGGTTAATCTCAACAACCCCTTCATGCTTACACTCAACTTCAATTGCCCCATTATCTAAAGCTTTGTTTTTTCTGTTGTTTTTTATTCAATTGGGATTATGTGTTATGTTAATCTAAGTTAGGGTTCTGTAGGTTCTACCTTGGTGTTCtaattcaaaattagggttattcGCAATTTCGCCTAATGTGTTTTTGTGATTTGTAGTTTTCTCTAGGAGTGTGTAATTGTAAAGATTTTGGTTGTGTTTGAGTTCTCCATATGCTGACTATTTCTTTATTCGCATTTTTTACAGTTAATGTGCCTGGCAGATCTTGAATTCGATTATATAAATCCTTATGATTCCACATCGCGAATAAACAAAGTGCTTTTTCCTGAGTATATTATATTAGGTGTTCTCTTCTGCTTCTATGTTGTAACTGGGCATTGGATAATGGCACTGTTATGCGCTCCTTACATCTACTACAATGTGaaattgtaagtttttttttattaaatctatgAATAAGCTTTGCAAGTTTATTATCGATGAAAGATCTAATAGGAAATAATTGTTGTCTGTACTCTGATTTGTGACTTAAGAGTTTGCGTTAGAATTTTGGGTCTTTATTATTGTAGTGTACAGTTTTCCAGTAAAGAGTAACTTGCTCGTTGTATATAAGATAAAGTAGTTTGATTGCTATAATGTATGTTAGCTTATGCTTCATGGAATTGCTAAGCAGTTTTCTTGTTAACAATGGTTACTTAATGTTTTGTTTCTAAGAAAATTCTTCTAGGGGAAGCATTCATGTGAGGACAGTAGTTTGGGATAGGATGAAGAGTTGAATTTGAATATTGGGTCTTTGCTTTACTATGCATTTTTAGTTGAGTGCTGGAGTGTTGAGAGAATCAGACCAAACTGATTCGCTCTAGTATCAATAAGTTGCCAGGTCTTTCTCCACTCTGTTGTTTGGTTCAGCTTGGTTTTGTTTTGTTAAGAGCCTCGCATTGGATGAGATATGAGCGAACGTAAACTCTATGTTGTTAATCTCGGATAGCGTTGCATAGCTCCGACCCTCTAAAATGCTATAGTGGTTTGGGACCGTAATTAGCGGTGGCCTAGACAACCGCTATTGGCAGCGGCTCATGGGCCAATAGTGTCGCGATGAACTCTACCAACGCTACACTATTCCGCTATAGGGTGCAATTGACAGCATGGCGTAAATTTATAGGTGGGAGTGAAAGAAATTTTCATCTGTTTTATCTTACAAGCTGTTTTATGTAATGAGGAGTTATACCCATCTAAATTCTGATATGATATTAAAGTCTAAGATCAACTTAACCACTTGCTTTCTAGTCACAGCTATCGGGGCTCAGGTCATGCTTTAGATGTCCAAtcatgggcgtgaggggtgtgtGTGTGAAGAGTCCCACATTTGTCATGATATGATATGAACATCATTTTACAAGTGGAGACAATCTTTATCTTACATGCTGATTTTGTTAGGATGCGTTAGTACGATAAAGCCACAAGGCCATATACGATCAATCTTTAATTGCATTACTCACTTTATGTGAAGATCAAAGTATTctataattgatttaatttttgtAGGAAATCAAAATAATAAGTCAATTAGGAGCAGCGGTTCAATTTGTGAGTTTAGTAAGGTCCCATGACTTAGTTTGATTATGATTAATTAAGGTTCATTTAGTTGCAGTTTGAACCTCAACAATTAACATCCTTAATATTGTAAACCGACAAAAGCCGTGATATTAATTATATCCATGGTAGATGACTGTGTAAGACAAAATGAAAAACCAATGCAATAACTATAATTTTATCTTGGTTTATATGCTGCAAGTCTGCAACTCATGATACTATGAAAAAATGCGGATAAATGCAGCAGATGCAACTTCAATAGATCATGGATACCCCAAAAACCTTTGGATGTGTCTGTTGGTTCTTAAATGCAATGTATGCAAAATTGCGAGTTAGATTGCATGATCGCATGAGGCTACGTTTCAAACCTCATCCTCCGTGCTGCGCATCGCGTTGATCATTCTGGAAATTTGATCAATTGggttaaattaatttttgggaaaaatcttagtttgttttatattatttCGGATTTTGGATCCGGGCCGGGTTCGGAGAAATCAATCATTCTCCTCTGTTTCTCTCGAGTTCTCTTTGCACCCAATACTATTTGCTACTTGCAATGGTGCTGCCTGTGACTcggcctcctcctcctcctcctcctcctcctcctccttcctTTCCCTGTTTCTGACCATTACACTTTTTTATCTACTGCACAGCTTGGCGGCGCTTAGGTCTAGTAGCAATTGGGAAATTTTTAGGGTTAAAAGAGAATTGGGTGGATGGGCTCTAACCTTTTCTTTTAGTATTtcacctcttttttttttttataaacccaACTCATCAAATCTCCCCTCACTTATTTCATCATCCTTTGTTCTCATTTATTATACCTATTTAAAGCATATTAACACTGGGATGTAATTTCGATTAAAAAACACTACAATATAATAAGCTAAGTAATAACAATATAACATAACTGTATGAGAATATATTGTTCATAGTCTGGGTGGAGTGGAGTAGTTATTCTGCTCTCATTTTTTCAAACTTACTAATTAATAGATAAAGTTATGATTATAGACTATTTTTCTTATGTTTTGATGCATATGTAGGTGTATATGTATAATTATGTAACATGGTAGGAAGTAGGATTTTACGATCCTCTAGTTACAATTTTTCAAACACCTTATGATTCTCAATAgagttgattttaaaaatattgcTTAAATGTCTTCCATGTTTCCCGAGGGAAATGTTTGATGTCTGAATTAGTAACTTTGAGCCGAAAAATGACCTATTGTTGTTGCAGCAACTTCGAGACCAAAAGAAGCACATTAAACTCAAAGTTATAGTCATATTTGTGTTGGATGTATTACCGCCATTATTCTCACAGGGGTCTGTTACTGCTATTTGTATTTACacttttattttagatttaaaacAATAGGTAAAAGAAGCATTTAAAATGACGAGTAACAGGAAGGTGGTTGGGTCAGAAAATATACCTTTGTGGATTTTTGTGTGGAGATAGAAGCATTAAGTGGCTCACCAACCTCTTTAATGAAATTATGAGGTCAAAGTAAATGTCTGATGAATGAAGAAAAAACACTTTTGTTCAAATCTATTAGAAAGTGATAGATGAACTTTCATTTTCAGTTGTAACTGATATTGTGTTATAAAAAGTTGGTTACACAATGATTCCACAACTTGCTTATATAGATGCAAGTTGTGACTTACAATCTATGAAGCACAGACTCCGACACGGACACCGGGACACGACACGACACGGACACTCTGACACCGATAATGTTGAAAACATAGGACACCGACACTGCTACATATAAGCTAATATTTGAGTTTCATCTATCCATATATTGATCAAAATTAATGTCTTTAATTCTTGATTGATAACATTGTTTCAATACATGTTTAACTCTTTTAGATGTGtgtgaaatttatcaaaaaaatatataaatgtgtgttgaagcaaagaaaaaaaacaagtttttgtttgaaatatttgtcTGAGTTGTCGGACATACGTGGTATGAGTGTCATACGAGTGTCGGTCACTGATTAAAAGAGCGTCGAAGCAaagaaaaaaccaattttttaggggacacttgtctgacttttccgacacttgtttgacttttccgacacgtgtcgtacgggtgtcatacaagtgtcggaCACTGGCGCGTGTCGGACACCGCGACACGCCTACTCCtagaggtgtccgtgcttcatagcttACAATAGCAGGTTACACCATAGGGTGACTGCTAGCTGTCAGTCTAATAGCTGACTTACAATCTTACTTACTTTATTCTAAATATTACTTTAATACACCCCCCCAACTCATGGGGAGCTAGCAACCCTGAGTTTGTGTCTGAGCTCTATTCTATGAACTTGGAGGAAGGAAGAGGCTTGGTGAGGGCATCAGCGATTTGATCCACTCCTGAAATGTGGGCAACTGTAATCTTCTTGGCAAAAACTTTCTCCGGGACAAAAAAGAGGTCAATCTCCATGTGCTTGGTGCGAGAATGCATAATGGGATTATGGGCTAACATAACAGCAGACTGATTATCACATAGCACAATGGGCTGCTGAGTGGGAATGCTAAGTTCATGGAATAGAGTTTAAAGCCATAGCAAGTCTACAGTAGCCTGAGCCAGACTTTTGTACTCAGCTTCTGTGCTGGATCTAGCAACAACTGGTTGTTTCTTGGACCACCAAAAAACCAGATTTGTACCAAAGTAGATGGCAGCTCCAGGGGTACTCCTTCTATCATCTAGATATGATgcccagtcagcatcacaaaacacCTTGACAGTAGGCAGATGAGTGGATGAAAGAGGAGACAGATGAAGCCCATAATTAAGTGTGCCCTTAAGGTACCTGAGGATCCTTTTCATTGCAACCCAGTGGGCCTCAAGAGGATGAGACATAAACTGACAAACTTTATTAAAAGAGTAAGCTATGCCAGGTCTGGTAATGATTGCATACTGAAGGGCCCCTACAACAAACCTGTACATGAAAGGGTCAGAGAGAGCAGGAGAACCAGTCTTGGTAAGCTTGCAAGAGTACTGCATAGGAGAGTTCACAGAGCTGCAGTCAGTCATCTTGGTTCTGTGCAGTAAATCTCTGAGATACTTGGATTGTGTGAGGAGCATAGAGCCATTAGAAGCAGCTTTGACTTCTATGCCTAAGAAGTAATCTAAGGCACCAAGATGCTTGAGGGAAAAGGCAACATTGAGCTTGGCAATAACATCCTGCAATAATCCTGAATTGCTGCCAGTgatgatgatatcatcaacatacaccgAAAGATAGATGGTGTCTCCATTGGAGGCAAAAATGAAAAGAGAAGGATCACATTTACTTGGCTTGAAATGGAGCTTAATCAGAGCCTGCTGTAACCTTTCAAACCACTGCCTAGGTGCCTGTTTTAGACCATACAGGGCCTTGTGCAGCTTGCATACAAGAGAAGGATCAGAATTAACAAAGCCAGAATGCTGCTCCATATAGACCTCCTCAGTGAGTAAGCCATTGAGAAATGCATTGTTGACATCTAACTGCTGAATTGACCATTTCTGAGATAGGGCAACAGTTAGAATGAGCCTGATGGTAATTGGTTTAACAACAGGAGAGAATGTTTCATTATAGTCAAACCCCTGTTTTTGATGAAAACCCTTGGCAACTAGGCGTGCCTTATACCTATTCACAGACACAGTGCCATCAGGATTTTCTTTGACACGAAAAACCCACTTACAACCAATGGGTTGCCTGTTTGGAGGAAGAGGAACAAGAGACCAAGTTTGGTTCTTACACAGGGCATCAAACTCAGCTTGCATGGCATCTTTCCACCTATCATCAGCAAGAGCCTGCTTGATGGTCTTGGGCTCAGAGTGAGTAAGCAGCAATGTAGGTTGTAGTCTTGGTTGAGTGAAGCCAGATTTAGCTTGAGTGATCATCTGATGGTGATTAACAGGCCGTTGTGCAACAGGAACAACATTGGAAGGTATAATGGGTGATGCTTCAGATGCACAAGATGTAGTTAAGTCAGAAGAGTTTTGAGGAGTAGAGAGGCCCTCATTTACTGCAGTTGAGGAACTGGACTCAGTGACAGTAGCAGGAGAGACCAGTCTATTAGACAGATTTGGTGATGTAGAGACTGAAGTAGAAGCAAAATCCCAGTAGGTTATAGGTAAAGAGGCATGACTCAGCAGAGTAAGGCCCGTGTCCACAATATGCCTGTGCTTCCTCTCCACCACACCATTTTGGTGGTGTGTATGAGGACAGATAATTCTGTGTTGAATGCCCAGGTCAGCAAGAAATTTGGAAAATGGCCTAAACTCTCCACCCCAATCAGACTTTACAGCCTTAATGGGAAGTCCAAGTTGCAATTCAACCAAGACTTTAAACTGTTTAAAGACATTAAGAGCTTCAGCTTTGGATTTGAGCAAATAGATCCAAGTGAACTTTGAGAAAGCATCTACAAAGGATATATAGTAAGTAAACCCTTGAGTATAGGGTTGAGGAGAAGGACCCCAAAGATCACAATACACAAGTTCAAGAGGAGATTTGTAAGTGGTGTGTGAGAGAGGTGAGTGTAATTTATGAGCTTTACCAACACAACAAGCAGAACAGAAAAActcatgtattttattatggaaaGAGATACTACAGCTTTGCAGTACAAGCTTTAGAGTATTGACATTAGGATGGCCTAGTCTTAGGTGCCATACATTGGACAAAGGAGAAATAGTAGTAACATTAATAATAGGTACAACATTATTGGAATTAACTAAAGACTAGACAGACTTAGAGACAACAAGTGGAGGAAACTCATAGAGACCATCTGAGCCAACTTTACCAACCAGAAGAACACCATTAGGCACCTCTGATTTCACAAGACAAGTATCAGCAGTGAATAGAAAATAAACTTGATTATCTTTACAGAATTGACCGACACTAATTAGGTTTTTAGTGATGGATGGAACATGTAAGAGATTTTTTAGTGTGAGAGATGTGTGGTAGAAAGGAATTGATTAGAGCCAGCGGAATCAATAGTTAAACCTTGACCATTTCCTATAAGAATTTGGTCATGCCCCTCAAAAGGAGTAAGCTGTTGAAGGTTGTTAGCATCATTTGTGACATGGAAAGAAGCACCTGAGTCAAGATACCAGGCTGCAGCTGGTTGAGCAAGAGCAGCATTGGCAATGAATGTGCTAGGGGCTATAGCAAtagctaggggtgttcgcgggccggtttggttcggttttgagagaatccaatgcccaaaccgattaaaattaaatggattggtttggattggatttacaaATTTTTGCGATAAAGCCCAAACCAAACCGATCCAAGAAACAACGgattggtttgggttggattgatcggttagataaaaaaatgcaaaaatatttttaaaaaataacttatttacaaaaattaatttttcataatattaatagtgttcaaatttaaatattagaTTAGAAATTTTTTCCTGATAGATTCAGAAATATCTAACCAGAAAAATATCTAAGATTAAGACATTTGAATCTATAATTAGTCACTTGAATTaatatgataatgaatgtgtttTATAGCTTTATGTTCATTTATCTCATTACACTatcaattttctaataacaaattaaaatagcataacttgtccacacacaacaatttatttttttcttattgaagttgaatgcttggtagtaattttcatgataattaattatggttggtttgggtcgggcttgcgggtagaaaattgaaaatgctcgaaccaattgtcattggatttcattggtttggttcggttcttgccCGAACTGGAAAAAAATCCAACCCAAACACTATGATTTGGTTCGGATTCTGGTTTGGTTCagatttacccgaaccaatgaacacccctagcAATAGCTGGTCTGGCTTGAGGAGTAGCAGTAGGCCTTGTCCACACATTGGCAGGAAATTGAGCAAAGGCTACTTGAGGTGTAGACCACTGAGCAGGTGAGTAGGGAGTGCCAGCATAGGCCACTTGATTACCAGTATAGGCCACCTGAGGTTGAAACTGCTGGTTAAACCTGTGCCAGCAGTACAAGGCAGTGTGTCCAACTTTGGAGTACACTTGACATTGAATTCAAGGACTCATGCCACCTCTACCTCTGCCACTTCTCCCTCTATTGGATCTTCCACCTCTGAAGGTAGAATAATCAGGTTCAGGTGTGTGAGAGGGAGGATTGGATGGAGGAGTTTCTGTATTGCCAAATTGAGTTGTATCAGGTGAGGAAGTTTGAGCAGTGGCATGAGTGAGATTCAAGGAAGCCAAATTAGGAACTGGTTGCTTCTTGAACTTGTTAAGCCTTAGTTCATGCGCAATGAGAAGTATCTCAACTTCATCTAAGTCCATATCGCCAAACTTACTTTCAACTACAGAAACAACAGAAGCATACTCACTCGGTAAGCCTTCGAGAATGACGTCAATGTGATGCGTGACTGGAACAGGATCTCCAATCAAGGATGACGCATCCACGATCATGCGAATCTTCAGTAGATAATTAGAAATCGACTGCGAATCAAGAGTTGCTGCTCGTAATTCAACACAAAACTGTCTTGCACGCGCGCGAGTCTGTTTTTGGAAGTAGTTGAACAAGCGATCACAAAGTTGATGTGAATGAACACATCCGAGAACGCGAGGCATGATTTCGCTCGAGAGCGTCGATTGCAGCCATGACAATAGCAACTGATCCTTCTGAAGCCACGACGAGCATACAGGACTGACGGTTCCCAGGCGACGAGCTTCGTCGTCAAGAAATTTGGGAGGAATGCGCGTACACACAACCAGATCAGTGAGGTTGTGTGCGTTGATGTATGGCTCAACCTGTTGACGCCATAGGTGGAAGTTCTTTTCGTCAAGTTTGTACGCGATCTTCAGCGCGAACTGGAGACGACGTGACGGAGGACGTAACGTGAGCGGAAGACGGTGATCCCTGCAGTGAGTCCATGGATCGGTGAAGCTaaactgataccatattagaaagTGATAGATGAACTTTCATTTTCAATTGTAACTGATTTTGTGTTATGAAAAGTTGGTTACACAATGAGTCCACAACTTGCTTATATAGATGCAAGCTGTGACTTACAATAGCAGGTTACACCATAGGGTGACTGCCAACTGTCAGTCTAATAGCTGATTTACAATCTTACTCTATTCTAAATATTACtctaataaaatctataaaaacaaGGGGATCTGCAAAATTGTGCAAATTATAAGGGGACTAAGAAAGAAAACTCAAGTTATTGATAATCAATTTGGTTTTATACATTGG encodes:
- the LOC131637427 gene encoding protein cornichon homolog 4-like, translating into MADIFAWLFSFFTLIALIVIIIYQLMCLADLEFDYINPYDSTSRINKVLFPEYIILGVLFCFYVVTGHWIMALLCAPYIYYNVKLYRQGKHLADVTEIFNMLPREKKQRLFKLFYLIFILFLSLFWLIYTSLDDHDD